The following proteins are co-located in the Microbulbifer sp. VAAF005 genome:
- a CDS encoding universal stress protein, with the protein MERALITSRGRNPQPRLAVFVAVDGEAVDTRAVNDHLFRDESWFREQIREPISEAGLSCEITVCWSSDWQAAIVQESKRCNAEMIYLPVHAKNSRRFTFAESKWRVLKTARCPVVLIRPGAKDERKVVLATVNYQAKTLEQRELNRQISERATYIAGHYGAELHLVNAFLDSMLYPDRGALAKLADKTGVPTHRIHVKRGYTSDVVEEVAREIDADLVVMGTMNQYGETGSFLRGNTAERVIGQLDVDVMVCNQFTTTTMNND; encoded by the coding sequence CTGGAGCGAGCCCTGATTACTTCACGTGGACGCAATCCTCAGCCGCGACTGGCTGTATTCGTCGCAGTTGATGGTGAAGCGGTGGATACCCGTGCGGTAAACGACCACCTATTTCGCGATGAGTCGTGGTTCCGTGAACAAATTCGTGAACCCATCTCAGAAGCTGGTCTTTCCTGTGAGATCACTGTTTGCTGGTCCAGTGATTGGCAGGCGGCCATCGTGCAGGAATCAAAGCGTTGCAACGCAGAAATGATCTACCTACCAGTACACGCGAAGAACAGCCGTCGCTTTACCTTCGCCGAGTCCAAGTGGCGAGTCCTGAAAACAGCGCGCTGCCCAGTGGTATTGATTCGCCCCGGCGCCAAGGACGAGCGCAAAGTTGTATTGGCTACCGTTAACTACCAGGCAAAAACCCTCGAACAGCGCGAGCTCAATCGCCAGATCAGCGAACGCGCGACCTATATCGCAGGTCATTACGGAGCAGAGCTACACCTCGTAAACGCCTTCCTGGATTCTATGCTCTACCCAGATCGCGGTGCTTTGGCCAAGCTTGCCGATAAAACCGGTGTCCCCACCCATCGCATTCACGTAAAGCGCGGCTATACCAGTGATGTTGTTGAGGAGGTGGCCCGTGAGATCGATGCAGATCTGGTCGTGATGGGAACTATGAATCAGTACGGCGAGACCGGTTCATTCCTGCGTGGCAATACTGCCGAGCGTGTAATTGGCCAGTTAGATGTTGATGTGATGGTATGTAACCAGTTCACCACAACAACAATGAACAACGATTAA